TCGCAACCGAGCCGCTGCTCAAAGCCTACCGAGACATCGACCATGCAGGCGCCCTGAGCCTGCATGTTGCCGCAGCGATTTCCACACCGTACGGCCACCGTACCACACCACTGGATTATGATCTCATCGAAGCGCTGCGCGATCGCTAAGCCTCACCGCACGTCGATACACGATTTGTGAAGATTTATGAGGACGGCGTGCCGACCGGGGCGCGTACTGCTGCCATGCTCGCACCGTATGTGCCTCACCCCAGTTTTCCCGACGGCTACACGGGTGTGTTACACGTCGATGAATACACGTTAACGACTGACATCGCGCAATTAGAGAAACGTGGCTTTACCGTCAAACTGCATACGGCAGGGGACCGTTCGGTGCGCGTTGCTCTGAACGCGATTGAACGCGCCCACAAGATTTCGGGACGGGCGGATCTGCGCCATGAACTGGCACATGCGGGTTTTATTGATCCGCTAGACATCCCGCGGTTTCGTGCGTTAAACGTTGTGGCCGACTTATCCCCCTATATCTGGTATCCGTCTCCAATCAATGCAGCGATCGTGAATGCCGTTGGCGAACGCGCGCACCACTACTGGCCGATACGCGATCTGCTAGAGGCGGGAGCACCGCTGTTGGCTGGCTCTGACTGGCCGGCGGCGGTGGCCTCGATGGATCCGTGGATCGGCATTGAAGCTATGGTGACGCGCCAGGATCCGACACGGGCAACACCTGGAAGCGTGTGGTCAGAACAAGCGGTGAGTCTAGAGCAGGTGCTACCGATCTTCACGGTTGCAGGAGCCTATGCCCTCCGTCGTGACCACGTGACCGGATCACTGCGCGTGGGAAAGTCGGCAGATGTGATTGTCTTGGATCGCAACCTGTTCACCATTGACCTTCATGCCATTGCCAACACCGTGGTGGAGATGACACTGTTTGCCGGTCGTG
This window of the Deltaproteobacteria bacterium genome carries:
- a CDS encoding amidohydrolase family protein, yielding MPTGARTAAMLAPYVPHPSFPDGYTGVLHVDEYTLTTDIAQLEKRGFTVKLHTAGDRSVRVALNAIERAHKISGRADLRHELAHAGFIDPLDIPRFRALNVVADLSPYIWYPSPINAAIVNAVGERAHHYWPIRDLLEAGAPLLAGSDWPAAVASMDPWIGIEAMVTRQDPTRATPGSVWSEQAVSLEQVLPIFTVAGAYALRRDHVTGSLRVGKSADVIVLDRNLFTIDLHAIANTVVEMTLFAGRVVYQSHTD